Proteins from a genomic interval of Kitasatospora herbaricolor:
- the lexA gene encoding transcriptional repressor LexA → MSSVSSVSYQVLALEKKGHLLRDPHTPRAYRIRHSPWNTLPQDGSQGRSGSVDLPVLGQIAAGAPIVAEQQVDDVFTLPRRLVGEGELFILQVRGDSMTGASILPGDWVTIRRQDTARHGDIVAALLDGEATVKQLRITDGHTWLMPRNPAYDPIPAGQATILGKVVSLLRRL, encoded by the coding sequence CTGAGCTCGGTCTCCTCGGTCTCGTACCAGGTCCTGGCGTTGGAGAAGAAGGGCCACCTGCTCCGCGACCCGCACACCCCCCGCGCCTACCGCATCCGCCACAGTCCCTGGAACACCCTCCCGCAGGACGGCTCACAGGGCCGGTCCGGGTCCGTGGACCTGCCGGTGCTGGGGCAGATCGCGGCCGGCGCCCCGATCGTCGCCGAACAGCAGGTCGACGACGTCTTCACCCTGCCCCGGCGCCTGGTCGGCGAAGGAGAGCTGTTCATCCTTCAGGTGCGCGGCGACTCGATGACCGGCGCGTCCATCCTGCCCGGCGACTGGGTGACGATCCGCCGCCAGGACACCGCCCGGCACGGCGACATCGTCGCCGCCCTCCTGGACGGCGAGGCCACCGTCAAGCAGCTGCGAATCACCGACGGCCACACCTGGCTGATGCCCCGAAACCCCGCCTACGACCCGATCCCCGCCGGCCAGGCGACCATCCTCGGCAAGGTCGTCTCCCTCCTGCGCCGCCTGTAG
- a CDS encoding DNA polymerase Y family protein — MTNRDRAILHLRIHRPSFEVYAQLFSVLADVSPVVQALPPDGALMDVTGALGYFGRTPAGLADLLQTRLLARYGLTVSVGGGGTRMIATMAAETCAPGEVRVLDPDPTSVTKFLRARPVRALPGVGPALLRGLVRYGIESVGDLADLPLSTLQRIAGGSTGRLLHQRAHGIDPGGVTVGGPPASIAAGRRFERDVLDPDEVRQALLALATDLGARLRTAGKTTRGVELQVTYADRSTTTRSRTLREATAHTPVLQDTLYALFAALGLQRARIRAVTARVNNLAAAERSFVQLTLDAATENNRALEPVLDKANNRWGTGTVHTAALTNPKSHATRPTLRPRHPDRP; from the coding sequence GTGACGAATCGGGACCGCGCGATCCTCCACCTGCGCATCCACCGCCCCTCCTTCGAGGTGTACGCGCAGCTGTTCAGCGTGCTCGCCGACGTCTCGCCGGTGGTGCAGGCCCTGCCGCCGGACGGCGCACTGATGGACGTCACCGGCGCCCTCGGCTACTTCGGCCGCACCCCGGCCGGCCTGGCCGACCTGCTGCAGACCCGGCTGCTCGCCCGCTACGGCCTCACCGTCTCGGTGGGCGGCGGCGGTACGCGCATGATCGCCACGATGGCCGCCGAGACCTGCGCCCCGGGCGAGGTCCGGGTGCTGGACCCCGACCCCACGTCCGTGACGAAGTTCTTGCGGGCGCGGCCGGTGCGGGCACTGCCCGGCGTGGGCCCGGCCCTTCTGCGGGGACTGGTCCGGTACGGCATCGAGAGCGTCGGGGACCTCGCCGACCTGCCGCTGTCCACACTGCAGCGCATCGCCGGCGGCAGCACCGGCCGGCTGCTGCACCAGCGCGCGCACGGGATCGACCCAGGGGGCGTCACGGTCGGCGGCCCGCCGGCGAGCATCGCCGCCGGCCGCCGCTTCGAGCGAGACGTCCTGGACCCCGACGAGGTCCGCCAGGCACTGCTGGCCCTGGCCACCGACCTCGGCGCCCGCCTGCGCACCGCCGGCAAGACCACTCGCGGCGTCGAACTGCAGGTCACCTACGCCGACCGCTCCACCACCACCCGCTCCCGGACCCTGCGCGAAGCAACCGCCCACACCCCCGTCCTCCAGGACACCCTCTACGCCCTGTTCGCCGCGCTCGGCCTCCAGCGGGCCCGCATCCGGGCCGTCACCGCCCGCGTCAACAACCTGGCCGCAGCCGAACGCAGCTTCGTCCAGCTCACCCTCGACGCCGCCACCGAGAACAACCGGGCCCTGGAGCCGGTCCTCGACAAGGCGAACAACCGCTGGGGCACCGGCACCGTCCACACGGCCGCCCTCACCAACCCCAAGAGCCATGCCACCCGCCCGACCCTGCGCCCCCGCCACCCGGACCGCCCGTGA
- a CDS encoding helix-hairpin-helix domain-containing protein has translation MGAYGLARAHAVAFALPTLQSAWLKAHYPAPFYAGLLEHDPGMYPKRLVLADARRRGVPILPVDVQHFGTDCRTEQLPDGRLGLRVSLTDVHGITDDQAARIAAGRPYTGVADFRARARPSQPVADRLVRIGALDALAPGAHRREPLLQIDELHRQHRTAAIPDQLVLAAPAPPEPGATGLPAMSPQEELCAELEVIGMDASRHLMEPFHPLLAELGVTPSHRLKDQRTGEIVLVAGAKVAIQTPPMRSGRRTIFVSLDDGSEGGQVDLTYFDDTHAQAAHPLFHHHLLLARGTISRRGRSVTVIGTHAWNLQDVADAHAAGGTPAVRALLAAGSAPGPVHDDADRTATDTGAGDGRPAGPGAGRLWHASQGSPG, from the coding sequence ATGGGCGCCTACGGCTTGGCCCGGGCCCACGCCGTCGCCTTCGCCCTGCCCACTCTGCAGTCGGCCTGGTTGAAGGCGCACTACCCGGCGCCGTTCTACGCCGGGCTGCTGGAGCACGACCCCGGCATGTACCCCAAGCGCCTCGTCCTCGCCGACGCCCGCCGGCGCGGCGTGCCGATCCTCCCGGTCGACGTCCAGCACTTCGGCACCGACTGCCGCACTGAACAGCTCCCGGACGGGCGGCTGGGCCTGCGCGTCTCGCTCACCGACGTACACGGCATCACCGACGACCAGGCCGCCCGGATCGCGGCCGGCCGCCCCTACACCGGCGTCGCCGACTTCCGGGCCCGCGCCCGCCCTTCCCAGCCGGTCGCCGACCGCCTGGTACGCATCGGCGCGCTGGACGCCCTCGCCCCCGGCGCCCACCGCCGCGAACCCCTGCTGCAGATCGACGAGCTCCACCGCCAGCACCGCACCGCCGCCATCCCCGACCAGCTCGTCCTCGCCGCCCCCGCCCCGCCCGAGCCGGGCGCCACCGGCCTGCCCGCCATGTCCCCGCAGGAGGAGCTGTGCGCCGAACTGGAGGTCATCGGCATGGACGCCTCCCGCCACCTCATGGAGCCCTTCCACCCGCTGCTCGCGGAGCTCGGCGTCACGCCCTCCCACCGGCTGAAGGACCAGCGGACGGGGGAGATCGTGCTGGTGGCCGGGGCGAAGGTCGCCATCCAGACCCCGCCGATGCGCTCCGGCCGGCGCACCATCTTCGTCTCGCTGGACGACGGATCGGAAGGTGGGCAGGTCGACCTCACCTACTTCGACGACACCCACGCCCAAGCCGCCCACCCGCTCTTCCACCACCACCTGCTGCTCGCCCGCGGCACGATCTCGCGCCGCGGCCGGTCGGTCACCGTCATCGGCACCCACGCCTGGAACCTCCAGGACGTCGCCGACGCCCACGCCGCCGGCGGCACCCCCGCGGTGCGCGCCCTGCTCGCCGCCGGATCCGCCCCCGGCCCCGTGCACGACGACGCGGACCGCACCGCCACGGACACCGGTGCAGGTGACGGGCGTCCGGCCGGCCCGGGCGCCGGACGGCTCTGGCACGCCTCGCAGGGGAGCCCAGGGTGA